From Streptomyces sp. TLI_053, a single genomic window includes:
- the hemW gene encoding radical SAM family heme chaperone HemW, whose amino-acid sequence MPSALPDGEPVPSDGSLPAHALDGLGSRPFGFYLHVPYCASRCGYCDFNTYTATELRSSGTVASQETYADNVVAEVRLARRVLGDAAPPVRTVFLGGGTPTLLPARDLVRMLAAIREEFGLAEGAEVTTEANPESVDPAYLAELREGGYNRISFGMQSARPHVLQLLDRHHTPGRPEACVAEARAAGFEHVNLDLIYGTPGESDDDWRASLAAAIGAGPDHVSAYSLIVEEGTRLAARVGRGELPMIDDDVHADRYLIAEEALTAAGYSWYEVSNWSTTPEGRCRHNELYWTGGDWWGAGPGAHSHVGGVRWWNAKHPAAYARALAEGRTPAQGRERLAAEDRRVERILLELRLAEGIPLDLLTETGLKAARQHLADGLLAPEPWADGRAALTLRGRLLADGVVRDLVD is encoded by the coding sequence ATGCCCTCCGCACTCCCCGACGGTGAACCGGTACCGTCCGACGGCTCCCTGCCCGCGCACGCCCTCGACGGGCTGGGCTCGCGTCCGTTCGGCTTCTACCTGCACGTGCCGTACTGCGCCAGCCGCTGCGGCTACTGCGACTTCAACACCTACACCGCCACCGAGCTGCGCTCCTCCGGCACGGTCGCCTCCCAGGAGACCTACGCGGACAACGTGGTCGCCGAGGTCCGGCTGGCCCGACGGGTGCTCGGCGACGCCGCCCCGCCGGTGCGCACCGTCTTCCTGGGCGGCGGCACCCCGACCCTGCTGCCCGCCCGCGACCTGGTGCGGATGCTCGCCGCGATCCGCGAGGAGTTCGGGCTCGCCGAGGGGGCCGAGGTCACCACCGAGGCGAACCCGGAGTCCGTGGACCCGGCGTACCTGGCGGAGCTGCGCGAGGGCGGCTACAACCGGATCTCCTTCGGCATGCAGTCGGCCCGCCCGCACGTGCTGCAGCTGCTCGACCGCCACCACACCCCCGGCCGCCCCGAGGCCTGCGTCGCCGAGGCGCGCGCGGCGGGCTTCGAGCACGTCAACCTCGACCTCATCTACGGCACCCCCGGCGAGTCCGACGACGACTGGCGGGCCTCCCTGGCCGCCGCGATCGGCGCGGGCCCGGACCACGTCTCCGCCTACTCGCTGATCGTCGAGGAGGGCACCCGGCTGGCCGCCCGGGTCGGGCGCGGCGAACTGCCGATGATCGACGACGACGTGCACGCCGACCGCTACCTGATCGCCGAGGAGGCGCTGACCGCGGCCGGCTACTCCTGGTACGAGGTCTCCAACTGGTCCACCACCCCCGAGGGCCGCTGCCGCCACAACGAGCTGTACTGGACCGGCGGCGACTGGTGGGGCGCCGGCCCCGGCGCGCACAGCCACGTCGGCGGCGTCCGCTGGTGGAACGCCAAGCACCCCGCCGCCTACGCCCGCGCCCTCGCCGAGGGCCGCACCCCCGCCCAGGGCCGCGAACGCCTCGCCGCTGAGGACCGCCGGGTCGAGCGGATCCTGCTGGAGCTGCGTCTGGCCGAGGGCATCCCGCTGGACCTGCTCACGGAGACCGGTCTGAAGGCCGCCCGGCAGCACCTGGCCGACGGCCTCCTCGCCCCGGAGCCCTGGGCCGACGGCCGCGCCGCCCTCACCCTCCGGGGCCGCCTGCTGGCCGACGGGGTGGTACGTGACCTGGTGGACTGA
- a CDS encoding Uma2 family endonuclease, whose protein sequence is MTAIDDRMTGIFENLEVPEGFKAELIRGEIVMMAGPDMVHNLIIRAIQHQTPYDRWNALTTQDVAFVGAASEPQPDLVVFERGAVEESGRLLPASVVTLVVEVVSKTSVFRDYRTKRELYAEGAIPVYLIIDPIKGVCVLLTEPARASASGLPDYVAERTTKFGEPVPLDLLGVVLDTTEFQPYS, encoded by the coding sequence ATGACCGCCATCGATGACCGGATGACTGGGATCTTCGAGAACCTGGAGGTCCCGGAAGGCTTCAAGGCGGAGCTCATCAGGGGGGAAATCGTGATGATGGCGGGGCCTGACATGGTCCACAACCTCATCATTCGCGCTATCCAGCATCAGACGCCCTATGACCGCTGGAACGCGCTGACCACGCAGGACGTGGCCTTCGTCGGTGCGGCCAGCGAGCCGCAGCCGGACCTGGTCGTGTTCGAACGCGGGGCGGTCGAGGAATCCGGGCGGCTGTTGCCCGCGTCAGTGGTGACGCTGGTGGTCGAGGTGGTCTCCAAGACCAGTGTGTTCCGCGACTACCGGACCAAGCGGGAGCTGTACGCCGAGGGTGCGATTCCCGTGTACCTCATCATCGATCCGATCAAGGGCGTGTGCGTGCTGCTGACCGAGCCGGCCCGGGCGAGTGCCTCGGGGTTGCCCGACTACGTGGCCGAGCGGACCACCAAGTTCGGCGAGCCCGTGCCGCTCGACCTGCTGGGTGTCGTGCTCGACACCACGGAGTTCCAGCCCTACTCCTGA
- a CDS encoding PIN domain nuclease encodes MTEEFLIDTSALVRLMRGQAGAAWDEAVTAGLVLLCEPVRQEYLRAVGGRAAYFEATGLLRELFPYQHLHDSAWQDAAELQERLAQSGAHQCASPVDLLVAVTAARHKLTVLHQDADFETTARLTGQPVRRIDQ; translated from the coding sequence GTGACCGAGGAGTTCCTGATCGACACCAGCGCGCTGGTCCGGCTGATGCGCGGCCAGGCCGGAGCGGCTTGGGACGAGGCGGTGACGGCGGGACTGGTACTGCTCTGCGAACCGGTACGCCAGGAGTACCTGCGTGCGGTGGGCGGCCGAGCCGCGTACTTCGAGGCGACCGGCCTGCTGCGGGAGCTCTTCCCGTACCAGCACCTGCACGACAGCGCCTGGCAGGACGCCGCCGAACTGCAGGAGCGGCTCGCCCAGTCGGGTGCCCACCAGTGCGCGAGTCCGGTGGACCTGCTGGTCGCCGTCACCGCCGCCCGCCACAAGCTCACGGTGCTGCACCAGGACGCCGACTTCGAGACGACGGCCCGGTTGACCGGGCAGCCCGTCCGCCGGATCGACCAGTAG
- a CDS encoding type II toxin-antitoxin system VapB family antitoxin yields MSRTVIDLDDEALADAARYLGTTTKKDTVNAALREIADRRRRTAALARMREMVAEGEIDFSVIGYPDDISGASGRPAA; encoded by the coding sequence ATGTCCCGCACCGTGATCGACCTGGACGACGAGGCACTGGCCGATGCCGCCCGCTACCTCGGCACCACCACCAAGAAGGACACCGTCAACGCCGCCCTGCGGGAGATAGCGGACCGCCGACGCCGGACCGCGGCGCTGGCCCGGATGCGGGAAATGGTCGCCGAGGGCGAGATCGACTTCTCGGTCATCGGCTACCCCGACGACATTTCGGGCGCGTCCGGAAGGCCGGCCGCGTGA
- a CDS encoding DUF3097 domain-containing protein, whose protein sequence is MRSRQYGPDLTPPWKKQAPAPEVPAERDLVVEEAASGFCGAVVRCEKTAEGHTVTLEDRFGKHRVFPLVPRGFLLEGRTVTLVRPSGPAPARTPARTASGSVAVPGARARVARESRIYVEGRHDAELVERVWGDDLRIEGVVVEYLEGVDDLPAIVAEFAPGPERRLGVLVDHLLPGTKEHRIAARVTGPHVLVVGHPYIDVWQAVKPSSVGIPAWPAVPRGEDWKTGTCRRLGWPEDTPAAWKRILSKVNSFKDLEPELLGRVEELIDFVALPE, encoded by the coding sequence ATGCGCAGCCGCCAGTACGGACCCGACCTGACCCCGCCGTGGAAGAAGCAGGCGCCCGCCCCCGAAGTGCCCGCCGAGCGGGACCTCGTGGTCGAGGAGGCCGCGTCCGGCTTCTGCGGGGCGGTGGTGCGCTGCGAGAAGACCGCCGAGGGCCACACCGTCACCCTGGAGGACCGGTTCGGCAAGCACCGGGTGTTCCCGCTGGTCCCGCGCGGCTTCCTGCTGGAGGGCCGGACGGTCACCCTGGTCCGCCCCTCGGGCCCCGCCCCGGCCCGCACCCCCGCGCGCACCGCCTCCGGCTCGGTCGCCGTCCCCGGCGCCCGCGCCCGGGTCGCCCGCGAGTCGCGGATCTACGTCGAGGGCCGGCACGACGCCGAGCTGGTGGAGCGGGTCTGGGGCGACGACCTGCGGATCGAGGGCGTGGTCGTCGAGTACCTGGAGGGCGTCGACGACCTGCCCGCGATCGTCGCCGAGTTCGCCCCCGGCCCGGAGCGCCGCCTCGGCGTGCTGGTCGACCACCTGCTCCCGGGCACCAAGGAGCACCGCATCGCGGCCCGGGTCACCGGCCCGCACGTCCTGGTCGTCGGCCACCCCTACATCGACGTCTGGCAGGCCGTGAAGCCCTCCTCCGTCGGCATCCCGGCCTGGCCCGCGGTCCCCCGGGGCGAGGACTGGAAGACCGGCACCTGCCGCCGCCTGGGCTGGCCCGAGGACACCCCGGCGGCGTGGAAACGCATCCTGTCGAAGGTGAACTCCTTCAAGGACCTGGAGCCCGAGCTGCTGGGCCGGGTCGAGGAGCTGATCGACTTCGTGGCCCTGCCAGAGTGA
- a CDS encoding DUF2785 domain-containing protein, with the protein MINWTALESAAPTPDTLAAVSAALRSPDPHVRDSLAYEQLCRWVPQLTPAERLALGDEMAERLTDPEIQARTFAPLILADLADLGTHRPAWLDAFARWYTGESDLRGFDPELGWLHAVAHGADYLAALGRGPLLADPTPLLDLVAARLLAPTDHVLDAMEDDRLGRAVAQILTRPELTERQALGWLDPIAAQPPRRPSATTGAVPAVVSNTLRTLRAVYVLADRGVRTERGGAPVPLPHSAALRARIAELLVVNSPFTG; encoded by the coding sequence GTGATCAACTGGACCGCTCTCGAATCCGCCGCCCCCACCCCCGACACCCTCGCCGCCGTCAGCGCCGCACTGCGCTCGCCCGACCCGCACGTCCGCGACAGCCTCGCCTACGAGCAGTTGTGCCGCTGGGTACCGCAGCTCACCCCCGCCGAGCGCCTCGCGCTCGGCGACGAGATGGCCGAACGCCTCACCGACCCCGAGATCCAGGCCCGCACCTTCGCCCCGCTGATCCTCGCCGACCTCGCCGACCTCGGCACCCACCGCCCGGCCTGGCTGGACGCCTTCGCCCGCTGGTACACCGGCGAGAGCGACCTGCGCGGCTTCGACCCGGAACTCGGCTGGCTGCACGCGGTGGCGCACGGCGCCGACTACCTGGCCGCCCTCGGCCGCGGCCCGCTGCTCGCCGACCCGACCCCGCTGCTGGACCTGGTCGCCGCCCGGCTGCTCGCCCCCACCGACCACGTACTGGACGCCATGGAGGACGACCGGCTCGGCCGCGCCGTCGCCCAGATCCTCACCCGCCCGGAGCTGACCGAGCGCCAGGCCCTCGGCTGGCTCGACCCGATCGCCGCCCAGCCGCCGCGCCGGCCCTCCGCGACCACCGGCGCCGTGCCCGCCGTCGTCTCCAACACCCTGCGCACCCTGCGGGCCGTCTACGTGCTCGCCGACCGGGGCGTGCGCACGGAGCGCGGCGGCGCGCCGGTGCCGCTGCCGCACTCCGCCGCCCTGCGCGCGCGGATCGCCGAGCTGCTGGTGGTGAACTCGCCGTTCACCGGCTGA
- the htpX gene encoding zinc metalloprotease HtpX, translating to MSSSGQHTRFAPDRGLTGRMVGTMFLIGLLYVGFTGLLIVLLRGAWPIVVLISGGLFVAQFWFSDRITERAMGAHRVTPEQYPQLHGAVDRLCALADMPKPRVAVADNDMPNAFATGRNPQNAVVCVTTGLLRRLEPEELEGVLAHELSHVAHRDVAVMTVAGFLGVLAGAMTRIAVYGGFMGGGRNNNDSNAAIAALVIPLVSIAVYAISFLLTRLLSRYRELAADRAAAQLTGRPSALASALTKVTGQIAAIPTRDLRQSQAYNAFYFAPALSAREAATQLFSTHPSLEQRLAQLAKISSDLGR from the coding sequence ATGTCGAGCTCGGGCCAGCACACCCGCTTCGCCCCCGACCGCGGCCTGACCGGCCGCATGGTGGGGACGATGTTCCTGATCGGGCTGCTGTACGTGGGATTCACCGGTCTGCTGATCGTGCTGCTGCGCGGCGCCTGGCCGATCGTCGTGCTGATCTCGGGCGGCCTGTTCGTCGCCCAGTTCTGGTTCAGCGACCGCATCACCGAACGGGCGATGGGCGCCCACCGGGTCACCCCGGAGCAGTACCCGCAGCTGCACGGCGCCGTCGACCGGCTCTGCGCGCTCGCCGACATGCCCAAACCCCGGGTGGCGGTCGCCGACAACGACATGCCGAACGCCTTCGCCACCGGCCGCAACCCGCAGAACGCGGTGGTCTGCGTGACCACCGGCCTGCTGCGCCGGCTGGAACCCGAGGAGCTGGAGGGCGTGCTCGCCCACGAGCTGTCCCACGTCGCCCACCGCGACGTCGCCGTGATGACGGTGGCCGGCTTCCTGGGCGTACTGGCCGGCGCGATGACCCGGATCGCCGTGTACGGCGGCTTCATGGGCGGCGGGCGCAACAACAACGACTCCAACGCCGCGATCGCCGCCCTGGTGATCCCGCTGGTGTCGATCGCCGTCTACGCGATCAGCTTCCTGCTGACCCGGCTGCTCTCCCGCTACCGGGAGCTGGCCGCCGACCGGGCCGCCGCCCAGCTCACCGGGCGGCCCAGCGCGCTCGCCTCGGCGCTCACCAAGGTGACCGGCCAGATCGCCGCCATCCCGACCCGGGACCTGCGCCAGTCGCAGGCCTACAACGCGTTCTACTTCGCGCCGGCCCTCAGCGCCCGGGAGGCCGCCACCCAGCTGTTCTCCACCCACCCGTCGCTGGAGCAGCGACTGGCCCAGCTGGCGAAGATCTCCTCCGACCTCGGCCGCTGA
- the hrcA gene encoding heat-inducible transcriptional repressor HrcA → MAGEVRQLDDRKLAVLRAIVQDYVGTEEPVGSKALVERHNLGVSPATVRNDMAALEEEGYIHQPHTSAGRIPTDKGYRLFVDKLAEVKPMSAPERRAIRHFLDGAVDLDDVVARTVRLLAQLTRQVAVVQYPSLSRSTVRHIELVALAPAKVMLVLIMNTGRVEQRLVDCPGTVGETVLADLRGRINARAAGQRLPDVPGLLEELPAQFEAADRPTVSTVLATLFETLAEQREERIMLAGTANLTRFGHDFPLTIQPVLEALEEQVVLLRLLGETADAGMTVRIGRENAYEGLNSTSVVSVGYGSGDESVAKLGVIGPTRMDYPGTMGAVRAVARYVGQILAES, encoded by the coding sequence ATGGCCGGTGAGGTCCGCCAGCTCGACGACCGCAAACTCGCGGTGCTTCGCGCGATCGTCCAGGACTACGTGGGCACCGAGGAGCCGGTCGGCTCCAAGGCCCTGGTCGAGCGGCACAACCTCGGGGTCTCCCCGGCGACCGTCCGCAACGACATGGCGGCGCTGGAGGAGGAGGGGTACATCCACCAGCCGCACACCAGCGCCGGGCGGATCCCCACCGACAAGGGCTACCGGCTGTTCGTCGACAAGCTGGCCGAGGTCAAGCCGATGAGCGCGCCCGAGCGGCGGGCGATCCGGCACTTCCTCGACGGCGCGGTGGACCTCGACGACGTGGTCGCCCGCACGGTGCGGCTGCTCGCCCAGCTGACCCGCCAGGTCGCGGTGGTGCAGTACCCCTCGCTGAGCCGCTCCACGGTGCGGCACATCGAGCTGGTGGCGCTGGCCCCGGCCAAGGTGATGCTGGTGCTGATCATGAACACCGGCCGCGTCGAGCAGCGGTTGGTGGACTGCCCGGGTACGGTCGGCGAGACCGTGCTGGCGGACCTCCGGGGCCGGATCAACGCCCGGGCCGCCGGACAGCGGCTCCCGGACGTCCCGGGGCTGCTGGAGGAGCTGCCCGCGCAGTTCGAGGCGGCCGACCGGCCGACCGTGTCCACGGTGCTGGCGACGCTCTTCGAGACCCTCGCCGAGCAGCGCGAGGAGCGGATCATGCTGGCCGGCACGGCCAACCTGACCCGCTTCGGCCACGACTTCCCGCTGACCATCCAGCCGGTGCTGGAGGCACTGGAGGAGCAGGTCGTCCTGCTCCGCCTCCTGGGTGAGACCGCGGACGCCGGGATGACGGTCCGGATCGGGCGGGAGAACGCCTACGAAGGGCTGAATTCCACCTCGGTCGTCTCGGTCGGTTACGGTTCGGGCGACGAGAGCGTGGCCAAACTGGGGGTGATCGGTCCGACCCGGATGGACTACCCGGGCACAATGGGGGCGGTGCGAGCGGTGGCACGGTACGTGGGCCAGATTCTGGCCGAGTCGTAG
- the dnaJ gene encoding molecular chaperone DnaJ: MATDYYAVLGVRRDAGQDEIKKAFRRLARELHPDVNPDPKTQERFKEINAAYEVLSDPQKRQVYDLGGDPLSPNGGGGAGGFGAGAAGFGFSDIMDAFFGAASGQRGPRSRTRRGQDAMIRLEITLEEAAFGTTKELQVDTAVTCTTCSGEGAAPGTSAQTCDMCRGKGEVSQVTRSFLGQVMTSRPCPQCQGFGTVVPTPCPECAGDGRVRARRTLTVKIPAGVDNGTRIQLAGEGEVGPGGGPAGDLYVEIAETSHPTFQRRGDDLHCTVTIPMTAASLGTQVPLQTLDGIEEVDIRPGTQSGQSIPLHGRGITHLRGGGRGDLIVHVEVQTPTKLDAEQEELLRRLAVLRGEERPSGQFAPGQQGLFSRLKDAFNGR, translated from the coding sequence GTGGCCACGGACTACTACGCGGTACTCGGCGTCCGACGGGATGCGGGGCAGGACGAGATCAAGAAGGCGTTCCGGCGCCTGGCACGCGAACTGCACCCGGACGTCAACCCGGACCCGAAGACGCAGGAGCGGTTCAAGGAGATCAACGCCGCCTACGAGGTGCTCTCCGACCCGCAGAAGCGCCAGGTCTACGACCTCGGCGGCGACCCGCTCTCGCCGAACGGCGGGGGCGGCGCGGGCGGCTTCGGCGCGGGCGCGGCGGGCTTCGGCTTCTCCGACATCATGGACGCCTTCTTCGGCGCCGCCTCCGGCCAGCGCGGACCGCGCTCCCGGACCAGGCGCGGCCAGGACGCCATGATCCGGCTGGAGATCACCCTGGAGGAGGCCGCGTTCGGCACCACCAAGGAACTCCAGGTCGACACCGCCGTCACCTGCACCACCTGCAGCGGCGAGGGCGCCGCGCCCGGCACCTCCGCGCAGACCTGCGACATGTGCCGCGGCAAGGGCGAGGTCTCCCAGGTCACCCGGTCCTTCCTGGGCCAGGTCATGACCTCGCGCCCCTGCCCGCAGTGCCAGGGCTTCGGCACCGTCGTGCCGACCCCGTGCCCGGAGTGCGCCGGCGACGGCCGGGTCCGCGCCCGGCGCACCCTGACCGTCAAGATCCCGGCCGGGGTCGACAACGGCACCCGGATCCAGCTGGCCGGCGAGGGCGAGGTCGGCCCCGGCGGCGGCCCGGCCGGCGACCTCTACGTCGAGATCGCCGAGACCAGCCACCCGACCTTCCAGCGGCGCGGCGACGACCTGCACTGCACGGTCACCATCCCGATGACGGCGGCCTCGCTCGGCACCCAGGTGCCGCTGCAGACCCTGGACGGGATCGAGGAGGTCGACATCCGGCCCGGCACCCAGTCCGGCCAGTCGATCCCGCTGCACGGCCGCGGCATCACCCACCTGCGCGGCGGCGGCCGCGGTGACCTGATAGTGCATGTCGAGGTGCAGACGCCCACCAAGCTCGACGCCGAGCAGGAGGAGCTGCTGCGCCGCCTGGCGGTGCTGCGCGGCGAGGAGCGGCCGTCCGGCCAGTTCGCGCCCGGGCAGCAGGGGCTGTTCTCCCGGCTGAAGGACGCCTTCAACGGCCGGTAG
- a CDS encoding 16S rRNA (uracil(1498)-N(3))-methyltransferase, translated as MTAPVFFADPERIAAAAPGATVRLDGPEGRHAAAVKRLEPGEAVTLTDGLGLGADGTVAAVHGKDAIDVAVTAVRREPEPSPRIVVVQALPKGDRGELAVETMTEVGVDVVIPWAASRCITQWKGERGAKALAKWRATAREAGKQSRRLRFPVVRDVMTTRQLAPVLLGAAFAAVLHEEGSEPLAGAVLPDTGDLVLVVGPEGGVSPEELAAFAEDGAKPFRLGPSVLRTSTAGVAAGALLLGRTGRWA; from the coding sequence ATGACCGCGCCCGTGTTCTTCGCCGACCCCGAGCGGATCGCCGCCGCCGCGCCGGGCGCGACGGTGCGCCTGGACGGGCCGGAGGGCCGGCACGCGGCCGCGGTGAAGCGGCTGGAGCCGGGCGAGGCGGTCACCCTGACGGACGGCCTCGGCCTCGGCGCGGACGGCACCGTCGCGGCGGTGCACGGCAAGGACGCGATCGACGTGGCGGTGACGGCCGTGCGCCGGGAGCCGGAGCCGTCGCCGCGGATCGTCGTCGTCCAGGCGCTGCCCAAGGGCGACCGGGGCGAGCTGGCGGTGGAGACCATGACCGAGGTCGGCGTGGACGTGGTGATCCCCTGGGCGGCCTCGCGCTGCATCACCCAGTGGAAGGGCGAGCGCGGCGCCAAGGCGCTCGCCAAGTGGCGGGCCACCGCGCGCGAGGCCGGCAAGCAGTCCCGGCGGCTGCGCTTCCCCGTCGTCCGCGACGTGATGACGACCCGGCAGCTGGCCCCGGTGCTGCTCGGCGCCGCGTTCGCCGCGGTGCTGCACGAGGAGGGCTCCGAGCCGCTGGCCGGGGCGGTCCTGCCGGACACCGGGGACCTGGTGCTGGTGGTCGGCCCGGAGGGCGGCGTCTCCCCGGAGGAGCTGGCCGCCTTCGCCGAGGACGGCGCGAAGCCGTTCCGGCTGGGCCCCTCGGTGCTGCGCACCTCCACGGCCGGGGTCGCGGCCGGCGCGCTGCTGCTGGGCCGCACCGGCCGCTGGGCCTGA